The following coding sequences are from one Salvia hispanica cultivar TCC Black 2014 chromosome 3, UniMelb_Shisp_WGS_1.0, whole genome shotgun sequence window:
- the LOC125216633 gene encoding uncharacterized protein LOC125216633, with the protein MMLVSCTAAAGAYLEGYARRPRGRTIPAPIVLAGAFVISVSGRASSGMIVAGYPSPNTVGLVLLSVAAYVLLEMAKPGLRIYRIFSFYWAYLPVITGILHDGWDYPYLTHPAMLALPAIFQIVAFKMMVAMLEALAK; encoded by the coding sequence ATGATGCTTGTCAGCTGCACTGCTGCAGCTGGGGCTTATCTTGAGGGATATGCACGCAGGCCCCGTGGCAGGACCATTCCTGCTCCTATAGTGCTGGCAGGGGCGTTCGTCATCAGCGTCTCAGGGAGGGCCAGCTCTGGTATGATTGTGGCCGGTTACCCCTCGCCCAACACTGTGGGGCTGGTGCTGCTGTCTGTAGCTGCTTACGTGCTGCTGGAGATGGCGAAGCCTGGCCTTCGAATCTACAGGATCTTCTCCTTCTATTGGGCTTATCTCCCCGTTATCACGGGTATTCTTCACGACGGTTGGGATTATCCCTACCTTACCCATCCCGCGATGCTCGCTCTGCCCGCGATCTTTCAAATCGTAGCCTTCAAGATGATGGTTGCTATGCTTGAAGCATTAGCTAAGTAA